In the Alkaliphilus oremlandii OhILAs genome, one interval contains:
- the spoVT gene encoding stage V sporulation protein T, translated as MKATGIVRRIDDLGRVVIPKEIRRTLRIREGDPLEIFTGRDGEVILKKYSPIGELSEFATEYAESLHEALQHNALISDRDTIIAVSGGSKKDYLEKRVSKALEKIMEDRETMVLNQSDRMIPFVSDEADTAKYNAQVVAPIVTHGDPIGAVILYSKDKNINMGEVEKKIAATAAAFLSKQME; from the coding sequence TTGAAGGCAACAGGAATTGTAAGAAGAATAGATGATTTGGGAAGAGTTGTCATACCGAAGGAAATTAGAAGAACATTGAGGATTCGAGAGGGAGACCCTTTAGAGATCTTTACAGGGAGAGATGGAGAAGTTATACTGAAAAAATATTCACCAATTGGCGAACTCAGTGAGTTTGCCACAGAATATGCCGAATCCCTTCACGAAGCCCTACAACATAATGCGCTTATCAGCGATAGAGATACCATCATCGCTGTTTCCGGTGGTTCTAAAAAAGATTATTTAGAAAAGAGAGTCAGCAAAGCATTAGAAAAAATTATGGAAGATAGAGAAACAATGGTTTTAAATCAAAGTGATCGCATGATTCCTTTCGTATCCGATGAAGCAGATACGGCGAAGTATAATGCACAGGTTGTTGCACCTATTGTAACCCATGGCGATCCAATTGGCGCTGTCATTCTATATTCTAAAGATAAGAATATCAATATGGGAGAGGTTGAAAAGAAAATAGCAGCAACAGCAGCAGCTTTTTTATCTAAACAAATGGAATAG
- a CDS encoding peptidylprolyl isomerase: MKKKLTILIIAMLTMAILITGCSKTGLAEGVVAKIGNKEVTEAEYNKLLDYYLSIATTQYNLTEEILNTDNGSGMTLLDTLKAEVLDIIVLTEIIADKAAENKVTVTEEEVTKEFEENHVKVMESDENYKKLIEENKLDDAFIKEQIRKDLIAYKYNQFYLEKTEINEAAAKTFYEENPEGFHNEQVSAKHILVETEETAKEVIGKLEAGADFAELAKEYSTEPGAEQTGGNLGYFKKGRMVPEFEKAAFALEVGKISEPVKTDFGYHVIVVEDKVDESISFEDAKADIVDYLKRLDYQKHLEEALKKANVVKKDKL; the protein is encoded by the coding sequence ATGAAGAAGAAGCTTACCATACTGATTATAGCAATGCTTACAATGGCAATATTGATAACTGGATGTTCTAAAACTGGATTGGCTGAAGGTGTAGTAGCCAAAATAGGCAATAAAGAAGTGACAGAAGCAGAATACAACAAATTATTAGATTACTACTTATCCATTGCAACAACACAGTACAACTTAACAGAGGAAATTTTAAATACAGATAATGGTTCTGGTATGACCCTGCTAGATACGCTAAAAGCAGAGGTGTTGGACATTATCGTTTTAACAGAGATCATAGCAGATAAGGCAGCAGAAAACAAAGTGACAGTAACAGAAGAAGAGGTTACAAAGGAATTTGAAGAAAACCACGTGAAGGTCATGGAAAGTGATGAAAACTATAAAAAACTCATCGAAGAAAACAAACTAGATGATGCATTTATAAAAGAACAAATCAGAAAAGATTTAATCGCATATAAATACAATCAATTCTATTTAGAAAAAACAGAGATCAATGAAGCCGCTGCAAAAACCTTTTACGAAGAAAATCCAGAGGGCTTCCACAATGAGCAAGTAAGTGCAAAGCATATCCTAGTGGAGACAGAAGAAACCGCAAAAGAAGTCATTGGAAAGTTAGAAGCAGGGGCAGATTTTGCAGAGCTTGCAAAGGAATACTCCACTGAGCCAGGAGCAGAGCAGACCGGCGGCAACCTTGGATATTTCAAAAAAGGACGAATGGTACCAGAGTTTGAAAAAGCGGCATTTGCCTTAGAAGTAGGTAAAATAAGCGAGCCAGTTAAAACTGATTTTGGATACCACGTTATCGTTGTAGAGGATAAAGTTGACGAAAGCATATCTTTTGAAGATGCAAAGGCAGATATTGTAGATTATCTAAAAAGATTGGACTATCAAAAACATTTAGAAGAAGCGCTAAAGAAAGCCAATGTAGTTAAAAAAGATAAATTATAA